The sequence GACTGAGAACGGTTGGACCGTCACGTGACAAAGTGACGCTGACGTCATATGTGACATGGTCGACACCGGTTCTACTCCTGCTCGAGAGTCTGGGAGAGTCTCAGGGACAGTAGGCTCCTCCCACgagtgggcggggcctctggCAACTAGGACGTGTACCCTAGAACTCGCAGGAATACAGGACtggtatagatagatagatagattgctCTTTTTAATGACTAGATAGAGCCGGTACGCTGATGTGGGAGGGGTGATGCTGCACGGACACCAtcaccagcagcaccaccaccacggcCACAGCCACTTCTTCGTTCGACCTGTTTTATTAATGTTAATCTATACCTGAAATGTTAAATATAGTGTTCAGTCCGGGAGCTCCTGTCCAGCGCTCCTACCTCCTTTGCATCACATGACCCTCTTCTTTGTCCTaattttaatgatttttaaatattgttaaatttgttatatataatacagtggcgggccttcagtgaggtcctacacagtcccacccgaattaatccacctcttattactatcattatgatgccatggctctagaccagggctgctcaatacctcGATCGCGGcctagtattggtagatcgcatgacataaaaaaaaattggcccgcccccgtcattttctctatagcacgtctttgttcatttattaaactaaacagccgtctgatgttgatcgtatctacacaacagcatgtcatttctctcggctctgtctcgcgcgctgcagaatgcgcgcatcgggatggagaaaaagaagaagaaaaaagtaacttgcactagtttgttcactaaacagggcattgtcgcacccaaagcagtttcaccgtgatgataaagacacataactattcactgaaaataaaagaaagaaaacaaataatttgcaacataggctatttgccattttattttgtgccaaacatacatacacatttaataaaaaatagaatgcattgtatgcctactcaccaaagactgattatttgaacacaaaatccatccttctttctttcctcaagaagacttcaatgactctgttgtacagtctatcaaattcagtttcctagttctgaggttctgcatttacctgcccataggccccgcctctcaatattggtaatccaatcaaaagacgtgcagcactccgcctgctcgctgctcctgtgccggttccggggccttctagaaggcctacaggagccaactctaaagctgattggttgacacaacattgtcattcccattcacttgaagctaccagcgcccgcaatgttgattctgaaggcctaagggcagatgttagccccctggcaacacacgatggctgaatatgattggctaaaagatctaagataaagaccagccctccaaatctcaacctggcgctggcagcagcacaaccaagaggaacgctatgaaattaagagaataactcttactctgggaaataattgaatacatatttgtgggaaaatatatttagaaaaaaatatatattctgatgatgtttaggccagcagagaaggccttgctggccctgacggcccgccactgatataatatggttaaagacTTTGTGCTGCTTAGCCGTGAGCcttttctgcctctacctgCTGATAGGGCTGTCACGATACCAACATTATAACTAATcgacgtgtttgtttgtttcatgtTTGGGCCCAAAGATCAACGCTTGATCCAGgctaatacaaaaaataaaaaacacttctttacattaataatacaaataaaataataaagtttgAGAAGACTAATGAGGACGtttcaatgttaaaatggaagtAACTGAAGTCCTGTGTGTCAAAGATGTACACCTGCTGTTGAAATACATTGTTCCAAAAAAGTTAATATAATAACTAGCATTACCACCAACAGGAGCACTTGCATTTTGGCCAGAATGCAGAGAAGCAAAAGTAGTTCACAATTGGCTTTAAAAGGCACGATACAGCACACAATTACTCTCACTGACAGGTCTGGAGGGTGAATAAGAGTATCCaaccaggagcaggaggaaaacgTCAAAGAATCTGAAAAAAAGGAGCTTCCTTAAAACAAGTTTAGTAAACATTTTACCAGTGAGAAAATATAATGCAAAGGCAAAGGGAAGGACACTTATCAGAGGCAACACAAGTCTTCTTGGTCACGTGACATGCTCTGGTCTCATCACAAACAATGATCTAATTTACAGCCACAATACAAACAGTTGAAGCAAGAAAAAAGACTTATAACAATGTTCCATCATTCACTTAATGGGAATGTATGTAAACTAATATATGGAAGTGTAAACAATAACATTGAAGGAACTGATTTGGCTTTACCAAGAGACTATTTCACACCAAAATCATTAACTGCTTCACAGCAGTGAAACTCTGACCTTTTGATTATTAACcgttttgtttaatttcataAAGCCAACcttaatatttatttgttcacattTTAATCAGGGGAGAGCGTGAACGCAGTCCCCCACTACCATAAATTATGCAGTCAAGATTTCTACATTTGAAAAATTCGCAGAGCTCAGTCTGCAGTAGTGCAAAGTCTACAGTCAAGTGCGCAGCGACTGTAGACAATAACGTTTTGTGATTGGTCAGATCGACCGTAGACTTCCAATCAGATCTTTGGATTCGACTGTAGACTACCAATCACAAGTCGAGCtgcaacaaaatgaatactaagTAGGAAGAAATCCGAATTTAGCGGACAGGGTCCGAATCTACCGTTTCCTGCCGCGCTGAACTACAGTGTTCCTGATGAGACTGAATTCATGTATTCTTCACAGTATTTATAACCATCACTGTTTACGTAATTGTCCCAATAGTTGAGTAAACATTTTACCAGTGAATACATATAATGCAAAGGCAAACTAATATATGGAAGTGTATACAATAACATTGAAGGAACTGATTTGAATTTACCAAGAGACTATTTCACACCAAAATCATTAACAGCTTCACAGCAGTCAAATTCTGGCCTTTTGATTATTAACCGTTTGGTTTAATTTCATAGAGCCAaccttaatatttattttttcacagtTTAATCAGGGGAGAGCGCGAACGCAGTCCCCCACTACCACAAATTTCTACAGTAGTGCAAAGTCTACAGTCGACCGTAGACAGTTAAGCGTTGTGATTGGTCAGATCGACCGTAGACTTCCAATCAGATCCTCGGATTCGACCGTAGACTACCAATCACATGTCGAGCTGCAACAACATGAATACTAAGTAGGAAGAAATCGGAATTTAGCGTTCCGAATCTACCGCTACCTGGCGCGCTGAACTACAGTGTTCCTGGTGAGACTGAATTCATATATTCTTCACAGTATTTATAACCATCACTGTTTACATAATTTCCCCAACTGTCTTTTGGTCGTGGACCGAGTCGTTAGCTAGCTCGCTATCCTTCAACACAAGCTGCCGTGACTTTGCCCTACTACTAGTTCACGGTTAGCGTCTCGATAACATACCTCATAAAGTATAGATTTTATTTGCTATATTCACTACTGTCAATATCCACATTGTTTTAACCCGTTAACTCTGAGCACACTGTTCGCGTGCTTGAGCGCGCCGGGTCCGGTTACGTTGTCTCGGGTCTCTAAAGAGAATCAATCTCTCCAGTCATTATTAACAACGCAAAATTCAATTTTGCATCCATAAATAACCCGTCACTCACTAATCAGCTGATCATCAACTATTATCCAGTGTTTTAGAAGTTAGGCAGACAGTATTTTGGAAGGTTTACATTGTTCCCTGCCTTCAGAAACACCTGCATGAAGTAGGAGTGTTTATAATAACCAAGACAAGAGAATTTAAGAGCTACAACTACTTCTGTCagcgtgtttttttgtttccagtGTTATCTGGAAGGCTGCACTTCTTCCCAGGCTTTGGATATGACGTGAGATTACAGAATATGGAATAAAAGTAGTTCCATATTTCTGATATCTTACTGGTAAGATTGCATGCACACTTGAATGTTTTTGCCATGAATGTACCATAAAACAAGCTGAAAAGTCCATAACATTTCAGTGGAATCAGTCTTTCTCGGCCCAGGAGTTATTATGATGATATATGAGTTATAACATTAGAATAACTCTCCCAGAGATCTCTATTCTGAGGAGCTGTAATCAGGGCAATATTGTGGCCTATTGTACTCTGACGTTCATTGTTGTATTAGTAATTAATGATTATAACATAACAATACCTCGTctaacaataataacactatATTGTTGTCGTGGTGTTTCTCTACAAGTGTATTTGAGTTACTTTAGAAAATGGCGAACCCCATCATACGCATCGTCAACCCAGATGCTCCTGGACATCCTCAGCAGGCCGTCATCGCCACCAAAGAGGCCTGGGACTACAGGGAGAAAGAAAGgtcttcccaacccacaggagCTGCTCCACCCGACCTCGGCCCTGGCCCACGCCGAGCTTCTTCAGCAGAAGGCGTCCGCTCCATCGCGTCAGCTGTGTCTGGGAGAGCTGGTGGTTCCATTCGCCAGTATGGAAATGCACCGCTCCACTGGCTCGTGTGTGATGTGGGCTACATGAAGTAGTAAGCATGttatattatctttattatattaataccATCATCATGCATTTTAAGTACAATGCATATGGCATGCTTAAAATAAATTATCTGTATATATGTTTCAACAAAACTATCATCCGTGTTTATTAATCTTCCCACATTATCTCAGTGATATTAATGATACAAGTACTAAGTTGATGTATATGATTCCAGCATGCTGGACAAGCACAGACTGGAGACAACAAACCCACAGACAAAGGGAAAGGTGGGAACCAGTGGGTGAAGGACTTCCTCACCGAGGATGCAGAGCTTCCCACAAGTCTCCAGTCTGCTTGAGGCCCACATCGACAGGTGTATCTGGCCAGAGAGGGTTTGAGCATCACACCTTTCAGGAGATGTGGGAGCTCTACAGCCAGTACCTCGCCCAGGAGGACCGGCCAGAGCAGGTCAGTGCTGAGCAGAGGGAGCTCACTCAGAAGGCCCACagttctgtgaggaggtggcTGCACACACCAGTGACCCACATCACCAGCGTGCAGATGAAGTGGTTCAGGAGGTTCATCAAGGAGAAGGACCACGTGAgggttgatttatttattatttaatgtgtTTTGGAGATTTCTTTTATTACAAAATTGCTACGTCATAACATGTTGATAGTTACTTTACATTTGTTGTCCATTAACCACAGGTTAGCACCAGGTGTGATGTGTCATCATGGCCAAATGATGAGGCTGAACTGGTTGCTGCAAGCCAGGCTGTGGAAGGTAAGAGATACATAAGTAATAGACATCAAAACTTTTACGAGAAAATACAATAACACTAAACAATATTTTCTTAGACTTGCTCAACTCTGAAGAGGCTGCACGTCTGGGAAAGACGAGCAGCCATTCCCAGGGTTCCTGTCCTACAGAAGGGACCAAGCAGCCGAAACAGCCTGATCCCACTGTCCGGCAGAAACAGCCTGAGCCGCCATACTGGGCGAGGTCTACAGTACAAGCGGAAGGGTGCGGAACAGCCCTCAGCAGTGGACTTAAAGGTGTCGCGGGTACAGAGTCTCCCAGTCTGTTCATGCTGTGGACAAGCGACCCAGGGacataaaaagtattttaaaaaagactttCTGCCCTGTCAAGTTGATGTCCACATCCAAAGGTCTGAACAGAACTGTGTACAACAGCTATGAACACTTCACATCTGttgtggatagatagatagatagatagatagatatatactttattaatccccaaggggaaatttgtcgtgacagtagcagcaacacacaagaaactGGAGCAATAACTGCAAATTAgattctcatacacacactcacacacttgtaaatatttgagtcatgtacatacttgtgaatattgtaaacatgttacattgtcatgcagaccacaagtccttccttccgctgtcaggctgcacaacaaactgcagtagatcgctggaggtCTTGGCACTCAGCACTTtgttttcctggacactttaaccggCTTGAAATTCACTttagtcactgccttgtgtatctatttagtttcctctgtatatttagtattttagtattagtatttagtattttgtttCTATATTGTCATGCTTTTTTTGTGCATATTGTAAATCATTTACATTGTCATGCAATCtaaattaaaagtgtttttcagACTGTTCTCCATTTCAAGCCCTTCATTCAATAAAGTGGTAAGTGTTACAGTAACATCGAGTTGAGGAATATCAGCTAATGAATATTGATATGGGGTGTATTTGTTTTCATGAAGAATAGGAACATGGATATATAGTGACAGATTACACATATAAGTGCATATGCTTATATTACAATATCATCAGATCattttgtaaaacaaaacatgaaacaGCCTCAGAAATATAAAACTATTTGCCTGAATTTGAAAAGAAAGGTGACAAGTATCATTTTGgttttaaataaagtgtttttaataGGAAAAAACAGTACAGTCCCCTGAATTAATGACACAATTTGCCAACACAAATAAACTTGAGATTCTGTATTCATAGCACAATTGTATTATGGCTTCAACAGTAATCCATTAAAAAGCTAATTACAAAATGAAAAGGCAAATTCCACACATACAGAATCAATACAGATGATGTCAACAGCGAGGCTTATTCTAGACTCTAGACTCCTCCAGTGGACTCCTTCCAATTCCCTAAATGTCATGAATCTTGTGTGCATACTTTCCAGTGCCGGGTTTGAATAACAAAATTCTGCTGCTTATGCATAGTTTGGCCAGTTGGGTGCGCCATTATCCATCCTGCCCGTTTAGATTATTCCTCTGCAGATGAAacacctgaaggcaccatgacgTCTTAGTCCCACAATGCAGAATTTGCCCTTCAGGGGGCGACACTGATCCCATTTCGACCGTAGACTCTAAGCCAATCACGTGAAGGCGAATTGCACTTCGGTACGGCGCACCCCCAATTCGCAGAGCTCAGTCTGCAGTAGTGCAAAGTCTACAGTCAAGTGCGCAGCGACTGTAGACAATAACGTTTTGTGATTGGTCAGATCGACCGTAGACTTCCAATCAGATCTTTGGATTCGACTGTAGACGACCAATCACAAGTCGAGCtgcaacaaaatgaatactaagTAGGAAGAAATCCGAATTTAGCGTTCAGAATCTACCGTTACCTGCCGCGCTGAACTACAGGGTTTCTGGTTAGACTGAATTCATGTATTCTTCACAGTATTTATAACCATCACTGTTTACGTAATTTTCCCAACAGTTTAGTAAACATTTTACCAGTGAATACATATAATGCAAAGGCAAACTAATATATGGATTAACATACAATAGCATTGAAGGAACTGATTTGAATTTCAAGAACTATTTCACACAAAATCACGAACTGCTTCACAGCAGTACAATTCTGACAACTTCTTTTCATGATCCCCATCCTCTTGCATTTAAACAAATTTACACTGAACACGAAACTTACAGAATTAAGTTCTTAAACACAAATCCAGGACCTTAAGACCATCGTCCCCCACTCTTTCACCCAGGAATGTTGCACGTTCTAGATGTCTTCACCATCTTGCACAAATTCAGCATGAGCAGTCTCAGGTCAAATCATAGTCAACCTGCTTCAGCTgagtccctcttcctcttgatTTCAAAGACGAACTTTACACGAACTTGGATTCTGACTCAGGACTCTCACAATTGCCGCTCCATCGTCTTCAGTCCCAGAAATCACTTTTGGGGCGACTCTGGGCCCACTTGCATTT comes from Pseudoliparis swirei isolate HS2019 ecotype Mariana Trench chromosome 20, NWPU_hadal_v1, whole genome shotgun sequence and encodes:
- the LOC130211314 gene encoding uncharacterized protein LOC130211314 — translated: MLLDILSRPSSPPKRPGTTGRKKGLPNPQELLHPTSALAHAELLQQKASAPSRQLCLGELVVPFASVSGQRGFEHHTFQEMWELYSQYLAQEDRPEQVSAEQRELTQKAHSSVRRWLHTPVTHITSVQMKWFRRFIKEKDHVSTRCDVSSWPNDEAELVAASQAVEDLLNSEEAARLGKTSSHSQGSCPTEGTKQPKQPDPTVRQKQPEPPYWARSTVQAEGCGTALSSGLKGVAGTESPSLFMLWTSDPGT